From Saprospiraceae bacterium, one genomic window encodes:
- a CDS encoding HYR domain-containing protein, with protein sequence MNKFLILPILLALSIVYGHAQPITIKSSLPTVVGKGFQSEVAQFVDCETPPIIDCPPDLTLCPGATENPDATGCAKAKPGHVNCKQPLVRYTDRVTPGSCPNEKTIQRIWIAEDPTNSNVRNFCIQYLYYEDKVAPVFHNCPPNLTLNSNDKCVVLYNYHTPLVTDHCGNVCLTSSHPNGSLLQEGETRIVFTAVDPCGNISTCSYNVTVVAVCCNEPPKLEIPHDFVGCPGTSTDSAVTGRAVARAETVHCKPPVLSFEDEIIFNQGCSLVIERTWKATDPDNPLFVSIKVQKITLEDKERPLLVCPPNITVNSDPDCMATVHWNEPHVSDHCKLLIVASSSKSGDRFPVGVHTVVYEAVDSCKNSSRCSFTITVVKNCCNKPPILDCPKDYSDCPGSADPLITGLAVAKSADPTCPPPLLHYVDDTIRAETCDLLIFRKWVATDPGDPHLVSNCIQRIERKDKTAPLVSCPPNVTVDPEADCIATVHWPDIQVSDHCSSVQLTLSHSSGSRFPIGTTTVVVTARDACGNESVCRFTITVTENCCKFPPVIHCPPYYLSCPPGNTHPDITGYPRVEKSHPKCQDPIVEYRDDTLNLTRCVLQIRRNWVARDPSNSSLISTCIQLIDFYDNEAPDIHCPADITIVSEADCFATVHWPTIQASDHCSSVVITSSDSSGSRFPLGVSTVTVVAEDECGNMSNCSFTITVIEDCCNKPPVIHCPPYYLSCPPGNTHPDLTGYPRVEKSNPKCLDPIVEFRDDTLNLTRCVLQIRRNWVARDPSNQSLISTCIQLIDFYDNEAPDLKCPADITIESEADCYATVHWPSIQASDQCSSVTIFSSDSSGTRFPLGVSTVRITAEDECGNSSECLFTITVEEDCCNKPPIIRCPQDFSGCINLSTHPDVTGYPVVEQSNAKCGNIIVSYSDSVILDQGCTKVLERTWQARDSNNPILHSTCVQIISFDDASPPVFVNCPPDQTITPEYNCVAYAYWQDPKLDDQCSATSLSSSHTSGSQFPIGTTTVTLTATDSCGNQSICQFTITVTDECCRSNPSIVCPADYKGCPGSSIAPEVTGLPSGIAGSLYCLDPDIGFVDSIVSNGPCTGAMVIRRTWKAIDPLIPSLYAECVQNIILEDTELPEFTNVPADLTIDAKGQCEVVVTWPEPIATDPCGLQIVESSHQQGIRSGPGSFTVTYRAIDLCGNEKSVSFNITVINTEISVECPADITVYRTNPFLNGAVTSWDLPQVQYCTPCISHIPGFIYMGEYNGNRYFCSLSPETWEQAKTISELNGGKLAVIEDQFENQFVASKLMGQTAWIGGTDRRIEGRFEWIDGSPFSYTNWQPGQPNALNPIDDYIEMFPDGTWNDQNGLESREFVMEVPCYQLTQIAGPKRGSIADCGNYLISYVASKEGGSDTCHFNLKVDCDSVTRYCPVTAINSSIMWIKQVEFAGINQISGDDGGYKYYPAPCGAIRAGNSYAICLTPGYKSKPQNVYWKAWIDYNGDGVFQNLSELILYGVGNTQVCGNIIVPDIPSRREVRIRIAMAFGNYPVDPCTNVLYGEIEDYCIEVIPLNGLSGGGRSNFIFQPAELTCFPKCEEEAEKTDAEFRTSQTDISFTNEVILMPNPADHQLKLEFRNQIPSAYAIYDATGKQVWYQPVVQSATEILNLSAWPEGVYHLKSDYSDGSAIMKRFIVQR encoded by the coding sequence ATGAATAAATTTTTAATACTTCCCATTTTGTTGGCTTTGTCAATTGTTTATGGTCATGCACAGCCAATTACGATTAAGAGTAGTTTACCAACTGTTGTTGGCAAGGGGTTCCAGTCAGAAGTTGCGCAGTTTGTAGATTGTGAGACTCCGCCGATCATTGATTGTCCTCCTGACCTGACACTATGCCCAGGTGCCACCGAAAATCCTGATGCCACTGGATGCGCCAAGGCGAAACCCGGGCATGTCAATTGCAAACAGCCTCTTGTCCGTTATACTGACCGTGTAACACCTGGCAGTTGTCCCAATGAAAAGACCATACAAAGGATTTGGATTGCTGAAGATCCCACCAATTCGAATGTAAGAAATTTTTGCATTCAATATCTTTATTATGAGGATAAAGTGGCACCCGTATTTCACAACTGTCCTCCCAATCTGACTTTGAATTCCAATGATAAATGTGTGGTTTTGTACAACTATCATACACCTCTAGTGACGGATCATTGTGGAAATGTTTGCTTGACTTCTTCCCATCCAAATGGTAGTCTTTTGCAGGAAGGCGAAACCAGAATTGTATTTACCGCGGTTGATCCTTGTGGCAATATCAGTACCTGTAGTTATAATGTTACGGTGGTGGCTGTCTGTTGCAATGAACCTCCCAAATTAGAGATTCCACATGATTTTGTCGGATGTCCCGGCACTTCGACAGACTCCGCTGTTACTGGAAGGGCAGTGGCCAGGGCAGAAACGGTGCATTGCAAACCTCCTGTTTTAAGCTTTGAAGATGAAATTATATTCAATCAAGGATGCAGCTTAGTTATCGAAAGAACCTGGAAAGCAACTGACCCAGACAATCCACTTTTTGTAAGCATTAAGGTACAAAAAATTACCCTGGAGGATAAAGAAAGACCATTGTTGGTATGTCCTCCCAATATTACCGTAAACTCAGATCCTGATTGCATGGCAACTGTCCATTGGAACGAACCCCATGTTTCAGACCATTGTAAACTTTTAATCGTAGCGAGTTCAAGTAAGTCGGGAGACCGATTTCCGGTGGGAGTTCATACGGTGGTTTATGAAGCAGTTGATTCTTGTAAAAATTCATCGAGATGTTCGTTCACCATTACAGTTGTAAAAAATTGCTGTAACAAACCGCCAATTTTGGATTGTCCAAAAGATTATTCAGATTGTCCTGGATCCGCGGACCCTTTGATCACAGGTTTGGCTGTGGCCAAATCAGCAGATCCTACCTGTCCTCCACCTTTGTTGCATTATGTTGATGATACCATAAGAGCAGAGACCTGTGACTTGTTGATATTCAGAAAATGGGTGGCGACAGATCCAGGTGATCCACATTTGGTATCGAATTGTATTCAAAGAATAGAACGTAAAGACAAAACTGCACCATTGGTTTCCTGTCCTCCGAATGTGACAGTGGACCCTGAAGCAGATTGTATTGCTACTGTGCATTGGCCAGACATTCAAGTATCCGATCATTGTTCTTCAGTGCAGCTGACGCTTTCACATAGTTCAGGATCAAGGTTTCCGATCGGAACAACAACAGTGGTTGTAACGGCCAGAGATGCATGTGGTAATGAAAGTGTATGCAGGTTTACAATTACTGTTACAGAAAATTGCTGCAAGTTTCCTCCTGTGATTCACTGTCCACCCTATTATTTGTCCTGTCCTCCCGGAAATACCCATCCTGATATTACAGGGTATCCAAGGGTTGAAAAATCACATCCAAAATGCCAGGATCCAATCGTTGAATACAGAGATGATACTTTAAATTTGACGAGATGTGTTTTGCAAATCAGAAGAAACTGGGTAGCTCGAGACCCATCGAATTCCAGTTTGATATCTACCTGTATTCAGCTCATCGATTTTTATGACAATGAAGCACCGGATATACACTGTCCGGCCGATATCACGATCGTTTCAGAGGCAGATTGTTTTGCCACAGTTCATTGGCCGACCATTCAGGCAAGCGATCATTGTTCATCGGTGGTTATAACCAGCTCCGATTCCAGTGGTTCGAGATTTCCATTGGGAGTTTCAACAGTTACAGTGGTTGCAGAGGATGAATGCGGCAACATGAGCAATTGCAGTTTTACCATTACAGTGATAGAAGATTGCTGTAACAAGCCTCCGGTCATCCATTGTCCACCCTATTATTTGTCTTGTCCTCCCGGAAATACCCATCCTGATTTAACAGGTTATCCAAGGGTTGAAAAATCAAACCCCAAATGCTTAGATCCAATTGTTGAATTTAGAGATGATACTTTAAATTTGACGAGATGTGTTTTGCAAATCAGGAGAAATTGGGTCGCCCGCGATCCTTCAAACCAGAGCTTGATTTCTACTTGTATTCAGCTCATTGATTTCTATGACAATGAAGCACCAGATTTGAAATGTCCTGCTGATATCACCATCGAATCGGAAGCAGATTGTTATGCAACGGTCCATTGGCCATCTATTCAGGCAAGCGATCAGTGTTCGTCCGTTACCATTTTCAGTTCAGATTCTTCTGGAACAAGATTTCCATTGGGAGTTAGCACAGTAAGAATTACAGCAGAAGATGAATGTGGCAATTCCAGTGAATGTTTATTTACAATTACAGTAGAGGAGGATTGCTGCAACAAGCCTCCCATTATTCGATGTCCTCAGGATTTTTCAGGCTGTATCAATTTGAGCACCCATCCTGATGTAACAGGATACCCCGTTGTGGAACAATCCAATGCAAAATGCGGTAATATTATCGTGAGTTATTCAGATTCTGTAATATTGGATCAGGGTTGTACCAAAGTTCTCGAAAGAACATGGCAAGCGCGCGATTCAAATAATCCCATCCTGCATAGCACTTGCGTGCAAATAATTTCTTTTGATGATGCCAGTCCACCGGTGTTTGTGAATTGTCCTCCTGACCAGACCATCACACCTGAATATAATTGTGTAGCTTATGCTTATTGGCAAGACCCAAAATTGGATGACCAATGCAGTGCAACTTCACTTAGTTCTTCCCATACTTCAGGAAGCCAGTTTCCAATAGGAACTACAACAGTGACATTAACCGCAACCGATTCTTGCGGTAATCAATCAATCTGTCAGTTTACCATTACAGTAACTGATGAATGCTGTAGATCCAATCCGTCCATTGTCTGCCCAGCAGATTACAAGGGTTGTCCGGGTAGCTCTATTGCTCCGGAGGTAACAGGATTGCCATCCGGAATAGCTGGAAGTTTATATTGTTTAGATCCCGACATTGGTTTCGTAGATAGCATTGTGAGCAATGGTCCATGTACGGGTGCTATGGTGATCCGAAGAACCTGGAAAGCCATTGATCCATTGATACCTTCCTTGTATGCAGAATGTGTACAAAACATTATTTTGGAAGATACCGAATTACCTGAATTTACAAATGTACCTGCAGATCTAACCATTGATGCCAAAGGTCAGTGCGAAGTGGTGGTTACTTGGCCCGAACCCATCGCTACGGATCCATGTGGATTGCAAATTGTAGAGTCATCCCACCAACAAGGAATTAGATCTGGTCCCGGCAGCTTCACCGTTACTTACAGAGCGATAGACCTTTGCGGCAACGAAAAGTCCGTTTCATTCAATATTACAGTGATCAATACAGAAATCAGTGTAGAATGTCCGGCAGACATTACCGTGTACCGCACCAACCCTTTTTTAAATGGAGCTGTAACAAGCTGGGATTTACCCCAAGTACAATATTGCACACCTTGTATCAGTCATATCCCTGGATTTATTTACATGGGTGAATACAATGGCAATCGTTACTTCTGTTCGCTTTCACCAGAGACCTGGGAACAAGCGAAAACCATCAGTGAATTGAATGGGGGAAAACTGGCAGTCATAGAAGATCAATTTGAAAATCAATTCGTGGCCAGTAAGCTCATGGGTCAAACGGCTTGGATTGGAGGTACTGATCGAAGAATCGAAGGTCGCTTTGAATGGATCGATGGAAGTCCTTTTTCTTACACCAACTGGCAACCTGGACAGCCAAATGCACTCAATCCAATTGATGATTACATTGAGATGTTTCCGGACGGAACATGGAATGACCAGAATGGCCTTGAGTCCAGAGAGTTTGTGATGGAAGTCCCATGTTATCAACTTACACAGATCGCCGGTCCAAAGCGAGGCAGTATCGCAGATTGTGGGAATTATTTGATTAGCTATGTGGCGAGCAAAGAAGGAGGCAGCGATACCTGTCATTTTAATTTAAAAGTTGATTGTGATTCTGTGACCAGATATTGTCCTGTTACCGCCATCAATAGCAGCATTATGTGGATCAAGCAGGTCGAATTTGCAGGTATAAACCAGATTTCGGGAGACGATGGTGGTTATAAATATTATCCTGCGCCTTGCGGAGCCATTCGCGCAGGAAATAGTTATGCAATCTGTCTGACACCAGGATATAAATCCAAACCACAAAACGTGTATTGGAAAGCCTGGATCGATTATAATGGCGATGGAGTTTTCCAGAATTTAAGTGAACTCATTTTATACGGAGTTGGGAATACACAGGTCTGTGGAAACATCATTGTGCCAGATATTCCTTCCAGAAGGGAAGTTCGTATTCGAATTGCCATGGCATTTGGTAACTATCCGGTGGATCCTTGTACCAATGTGCTGTATGGTGAAATTGAAGATTATTGCATTGAGGTAATACCATTGAATGGCTTGTCTGGTGGTGGTAGGAGCAATTTCATATTTCAACCTGCCGAATTGACTTGTTTTCCAAAATGTGAAGAAGAAGCAGAAAAAACAGATGCGGAATTCAGGACTTCACAAACGGATATTTCATTTACCAATGAAGTCATTCTAATGCCAAACCCAGCGGACCATCAACTTAAATTGGAATTTCGAAATCAAATTCCAAGCGCTTATGCTATCTATGATGCAACCGGTAAGCAGGTCTGGTATCAACCGGTGGTGCAATCGGCAACAGAGATTTTAAATTTGTCGGCATGGCCGGAAGGAGTTTATCATCTGAAGTCGGATTATTCGGATGGCTCAGCCATTATGAAAAGATTTATTGTACAGCGATAA
- a CDS encoding glycosyltransferase family 2 protein: protein MSKLSAIVITYNESMHIKKCIESLLPVADEIVVLDSYSTDDTPQICKNLGVRFYQKKFEGYGPQKQAAAKLAQYNHILSLDADECLDPDLTNAILHEKSLGFKDLYLLNRITWYVSGWVKHCGWYPDLKIRLWNTSKAGWTDDKLHETIIAKNKTEKVQKLNGHLLHFSYLSKEEHFKQLEHFASIAARDLQEKGKKSNMVNLYLKPVYKFFSIYILKKGFLDGHIGWNIACRSAFGVKRKYELLREFGKED from the coding sequence GTGTCCAAATTATCGGCGATTGTGATCACATACAACGAATCTATGCATATCAAAAAATGCATTGAATCTCTTTTGCCGGTGGCAGACGAAATTGTCGTGCTGGATTCCTATAGCACAGATGATACACCACAAATTTGTAAAAATCTTGGTGTTCGTTTTTATCAAAAAAAATTCGAAGGCTATGGACCTCAAAAACAAGCTGCCGCCAAATTGGCCCAATATAATCATATACTTTCCCTGGACGCAGATGAATGTTTGGATCCAGATTTGACAAATGCAATTTTACACGAAAAATCATTGGGCTTTAAGGATCTCTATCTCTTAAACCGAATTACCTGGTATGTTTCTGGTTGGGTAAAACACTGCGGGTGGTATCCGGATCTTAAAATCAGATTATGGAATACATCCAAAGCGGGTTGGACCGATGACAAACTGCATGAAACAATTATTGCAAAAAATAAAACGGAAAAGGTTCAAAAGCTTAATGGACATCTCTTGCATTTTAGCTATCTTTCGAAAGAAGAGCATTTCAAACAATTGGAACATTTTGCTTCAATCGCGGCCAGAGACCTTCAAGAAAAAGGAAAAAAAAGCAACATGGTAAATCTATATCTCAAACCTGTCTATAAATTTTTTTCCATCTATATTCTGAAAAAGGGATTCTTGGATGGTCACATTGGCTGGAACATCGCATGCAGATCAGCTTTTGGTGTAAAAAGAAAATATGAATTATTAAGAGAATTTGGAAAAGAGGATTAA
- a CDS encoding UDP-2,3-diacylglucosamine diphosphatase, translating into MGIKEKRKLELVVLSDLHLGTYGCRSEAIYEYLQSIDPETIILNGDIIDIWAFDKNYFPEYHIRVIQKLLKMAAKGSKIFYLLGNHDEAIRRYADFELGNIRVCNKLVLHLNGKKTWIFHGDIFDLSIQHTKFLAKLGGKAYDFLILLNAFINQICDWFGWEKFSLSKKIKGSIKQAVKYIQDFETTAIQHAADQDYDQVICGHLHNPVIRTERIKGKNITYLNSGDWIENCTALEYQNQEWCLYRHPNVYHKKNSSPTQVDFAPSVKIPNTQSLYEDIVFDSRYR; encoded by the coding sequence ATGGGTATCAAAGAAAAACGAAAATTAGAATTGGTTGTTTTGAGTGACTTGCACCTGGGAACCTATGGATGTCGCTCGGAAGCCATTTATGAATACCTCCAAAGCATCGATCCTGAAACCATCATACTCAATGGTGATATCATCGATATTTGGGCCTTTGACAAAAACTATTTTCCTGAATACCATATCAGAGTAATCCAAAAATTACTGAAAATGGCAGCCAAAGGGTCTAAAATATTTTACCTACTTGGCAATCACGATGAAGCCATTAGACGATATGCTGATTTTGAATTGGGAAACATTAGAGTGTGCAACAAACTGGTACTCCATTTGAATGGCAAAAAAACTTGGATTTTTCATGGAGATATTTTTGACCTATCCATACAACATACCAAGTTCCTTGCCAAACTAGGTGGTAAAGCTTATGATTTTTTAATATTGCTGAATGCTTTCATCAACCAAATATGCGATTGGTTTGGTTGGGAAAAATTTTCGCTTTCGAAAAAAATAAAGGGAAGCATTAAACAGGCAGTTAAATACATTCAGGATTTCGAGACCACAGCCATTCAACATGCAGCAGATCAGGACTATGATCAAGTCATTTGTGGGCATTTGCACAATCCGGTCATTCGTACAGAAAGGATAAAAGGAAAAAATATCACCTATCTTAACAGTGGAGATTGGATCGAAAATTGTACGGCATTGGAATATCAAAACCAGGAATGGTGTTTGTACCGCCACCCAAATGTTTACCACAAAAAAAATTCATCTCCTACCCAAGTCGATTTTGCCCCCTCAGTCAAAATTCCAAATACTCAATCATTGTATGAAGATATTGTATTCGATTCAAGGTACAGGTAA
- a CDS encoding glycosyl transferase, producing MKILYSIQGTGNGHLSRAISIHPYLSKYAAVDYLISGSNFSLNAPFDFRYHLQGISFKYNSKGGIDYLSTLRNLDLKSFHKEIDRSPVEDYDLVINDFEPISAWACNRKNVPCIAMSHQASFLSSKTPIPANSMDIVAQMVLKKFAPAHDKIGFHFKSYDQFIYTPVIKDAIREANIRIGDHITVYLPSFGLFYLRNLLSSFTNYQFQVFHAEVEEDLKYKNIEFKGISQMSFNESLINCKAVIANAGFEIPSEAFYLGKPMILIPIQRQFEQICNATAASLLGAQVIFKLGDSFRNQLEHALQFLHPIKLNFPLHFHLFIEDALEKADRIRAKIRVKTI from the coding sequence ATGAAGATATTGTATTCGATTCAAGGTACAGGTAATGGCCATCTAAGTCGCGCCATTAGCATACATCCCTATTTATCAAAGTATGCAGCCGTCGATTACCTGATTAGTGGTTCCAACTTTTCTCTGAATGCTCCATTTGATTTCAGGTATCATTTGCAAGGTATAAGTTTTAAATACAATTCCAAAGGCGGTATTGACTACCTCAGCACCCTCCGAAATCTTGATTTAAAATCATTCCACAAAGAAATTGATCGTTCTCCGGTCGAAGATTACGATTTGGTCATCAATGATTTCGAACCAATAAGCGCTTGGGCATGCAACAGGAAAAATGTACCATGCATTGCAATGAGCCATCAGGCTTCATTTCTCTCTTCGAAAACTCCTATACCGGCCAATTCCATGGACATTGTTGCGCAAATGGTCTTAAAGAAATTCGCACCAGCCCATGATAAAATCGGCTTTCACTTCAAATCCTATGATCAGTTCATCTACACTCCGGTAATCAAAGACGCTATTAGAGAGGCAAATATCAGAATTGGTGATCATATTACTGTTTATCTTCCTTCGTTTGGGCTTTTCTATTTACGAAACCTGTTGAGTTCATTTACCAACTACCAATTTCAGGTTTTTCATGCCGAAGTCGAAGAAGACTTAAAATATAAAAACATTGAATTTAAAGGAATTTCGCAAATGAGTTTCAACGAAAGTCTTATAAATTGCAAAGCTGTTATTGCAAATGCAGGATTTGAAATTCCATCTGAGGCATTTTACTTAGGCAAACCAATGATTCTGATTCCTATTCAAAGACAATTTGAACAAATTTGCAATGCTACTGCAGCCAGTTTGCTAGGAGCTCAGGTGATTTTCAAATTGGGAGATTCATTTAGAAATCAACTAGAGCATGCACTTCAATTTCTCCACCCGATCAAGTTGAACTTCCCCTTACATTTTCACCTTTTCATAGAAGATGCCCTTGAAAAAGCCGATCGGATCCGAGCGAAAATAAGGGTAAAAACCATATAA
- a CDS encoding CoA-binding protein: protein MGKRTLVLGASDNPTRFAYLAINMLAEYQHVVFAIGQRNAIVGQTTIEKERSLIKEIDTLTLYINPQRQRDEYSFILALKPRRIIMNPGTENEELTALAKAHGIEVIEACTLVMLRSGQY, encoded by the coding sequence ATGGGTAAAAGAACATTGGTTTTAGGTGCCAGCGATAATCCCACAAGATTTGCATATTTGGCAATTAATATGTTGGCCGAATATCAACATGTGGTTTTTGCAATTGGGCAGAGAAATGCCATCGTTGGTCAAACGACAATCGAAAAGGAGAGGTCACTTATTAAAGAAATCGACACACTTACACTCTATATTAACCCTCAAAGACAACGAGATGAATATTCCTTTATCCTTGCTCTGAAACCCCGCAGAATTATAATGAATCCAGGTACAGAAAACGAAGAGTTAACAGCTCTTGCCAAGGCCCACGGAATTGAAGTCATTGAGGCTTGCACCTTGGTGATGTTGAGAAGTGGTCAATACTAA
- a CDS encoding TIGR00266 family protein: MMRNDEIDFKLYGEELQYVEIELDPGETTIAESGAFLMMEDGIKMSTVFGDGSDNNQGGFFGKMMNAGKRLLTGESLFMTTYTNEGNGKARVSFAAPYTGKIIPLSLSQYNGKIIAQKDSFLCAARGVSIGIELQKRLGTGIFGGEGFIMQKLEGDGMVFVHAGGYVSKKELGIGEILRIDTGCVVAYTSQIDFDIEFIRGIKNWMFGGEGLFYALLRGPGTVWIQSLPISRLAGKIVQYGGFRRREEGSILGGLGNILDGE, from the coding sequence ATGATGAGGAACGACGAAATAGACTTCAAGCTTTACGGAGAAGAGCTTCAATATGTAGAAATCGAATTGGATCCGGGAGAGACCACCATCGCGGAAAGTGGTGCATTTTTGATGATGGAGGATGGTATCAAAATGTCCACAGTATTTGGGGACGGCAGCGATAACAATCAGGGAGGTTTTTTTGGAAAGATGATGAATGCCGGGAAAAGATTATTAACTGGTGAAAGCTTATTCATGACGACATATACCAATGAAGGAAATGGTAAGGCCCGTGTAAGTTTTGCTGCACCCTATACCGGTAAAATTATTCCACTGTCATTGAGTCAGTACAACGGAAAGATAATTGCCCAAAAGGATTCTTTTCTGTGTGCGGCGCGTGGAGTCTCCATCGGAATTGAACTTCAAAAAAGACTTGGTACAGGCATTTTTGGTGGAGAGGGATTTATCATGCAGAAACTGGAAGGTGATGGTATGGTATTTGTGCATGCAGGTGGATATGTTTCGAAGAAAGAGTTGGGCATTGGAGAAATATTGAGAATTGATACTGGTTGTGTGGTAGCTTACACCAGTCAGATTGATTTTGACATTGAATTTATCCGGGGAATTAAAAATTGGATGTTTGGTGGTGAGGGACTTTTTTATGCGTTGTTAAGAGGTCCCGGCACTGTTTGGATTCAATCCTTACCCATTAGCCGTCTTGCAGGAAAAATTGTGCAGTACGGAGGCTTCAGACGAAGAGAAGAAGGTAGTATTTTGGGAGGCCTTGGAAATATTCTGGATGGTGAATAG